In Waddliaceae bacterium, a single window of DNA contains:
- the folE gene encoding GTP cyclohydrolase I FolE, whose product MTIDDLAFAEEDAIEEAICAATTNFPSPHADNVLYPTDDLKISAIAEHFEGIMDILGLDLSDDSIANTPYRVGKMYVKEIFSGLKKENFPTITFVEDSFRCNNDDIVLVKDITVSSFCEHHFLPFVGRAHIAYIPNGKLIGLSKINRVVDYFCKRPQLQERLTAQIADSLKMVLGTDSVAVALTAQHMCVTTRGINDTASVTKTDILLGAFHDDKSLRKEFFERIK is encoded by the coding sequence ATGACTATTGACGACCTAGCTTTTGCTGAAGAGGATGCTATAGAAGAAGCAATATGTGCTGCTACGACTAATTTTCCTTCGCCGCATGCTGATAATGTTCTATATCCTACCGACGACCTTAAGATTTCCGCCATCGCCGAGCATTTCGAAGGCATCATGGACATTTTGGGTTTAGACCTTTCCGACGATTCTATTGCCAACACTCCATATCGTGTCGGTAAGATGTATGTAAAAGAGATATTTTCTGGGCTTAAGAAAGAAAATTTTCCGACGATAACCTTCGTCGAAGACTCATTCCGCTGTAATAACGACGATATCGTTTTAGTCAAAGACATCACCGTCAGCAGCTTCTGCGAGCATCACTTCCTTCCTTTCGTCGGGCGCGCCCACATCGCATATATCCCTAACGGCAAGCTTATCGGCCTTTCGAAGATAAACAGGGTCGTCGACTATTTCTGTAAAAGACCACAGCTCCAGGAGCGTCTAACGGCACAGATCGCCGACAGTCTAAAGATGGTATTGGGGACAGATTCTGTTGCCGTAGCGTTAACAGCGCAGCATATGTGTGTGACAACACGCGGCATCAACGACACGGCAAGCGTAACAAAAACCGATATCCTCTTAGGAGCCTTCCACGACGACAAAAGCCTAAGAAAAGAATTCTTCGAACGCATAAAATAG
- a CDS encoding glycine hydroxymethyltransferase has translation MSRLEKYLEKTSAGSRHLPTVAYCAALDHLAIENPSIADAIVQELRDQRSHLKLIASENYSSFAVQLAMGNLLTDKYAEGSPYHRFYAGCGNVDGIEAEGTETLRKLFGADHAYIQPHSGCDANLVAFWAVLVKRYQDKEVEALGKKNIDALTAEEYEKVRQLMVSQKIMGMSLGSGGHLTHGYRHNISSKMMQSVSYDVDATTGLLDYDAIAQQARKEKPAILLAGYSSYPRLINFAKMKDIAESVGAVLIADIAHFAGLVAGKAITGEYNPVPYADIITSTTHKTMRGPRGGFILCTEEFADIVDKGCPLVLGGPLPHVMAAKAVAFREASQPEFCEYASNVIDNAKSLAEGLLEGGAMLLTGGTDNHLVIIDVTKYGITGRHAESALREAGITVNRNSIPSDPNGPWYTSGVRIGTPATTTLGLGAEEMKSIANIIVDVLEATIPEGSSKAKYVISSGVLESANNAVSKMLKNFPLYHDLDISE, from the coding sequence ATGTCTCGCCTTGAAAAATATTTGGAGAAGACCTCTGCTGGGAGCCGGCATCTTCCTACTGTAGCATATTGTGCTGCTTTGGACCACCTTGCTATCGAGAACCCTAGCATTGCCGATGCTATCGTCCAAGAGCTTCGTGATCAAAGGTCACATTTGAAGCTTATCGCTTCAGAGAACTACTCTTCTTTCGCTGTACAGCTTGCTATGGGGAACCTTCTTACCGACAAATATGCTGAAGGCTCGCCGTATCACCGTTTTTATGCAGGATGCGGCAATGTCGATGGTATCGAGGCCGAAGGCACCGAGACCCTCAGGAAGCTTTTTGGTGCCGACCATGCATACATACAGCCACATTCTGGGTGTGACGCAAACCTTGTCGCCTTCTGGGCGGTACTCGTCAAGAGGTATCAGGACAAGGAGGTTGAGGCTCTTGGCAAGAAGAATATCGACGCTCTTACTGCCGAAGAATATGAGAAGGTGCGGCAGCTGATGGTTTCACAGAAGATAATGGGTATGTCGTTGGGGTCTGGTGGGCACCTTACCCACGGATATCGGCATAATATCTCTTCGAAGATGATGCAATCTGTCAGCTATGACGTCGATGCTACAACTGGGCTTCTCGACTACGACGCCATAGCACAGCAGGCTCGCAAAGAGAAGCCTGCTATTTTGCTTGCCGGCTACTCATCATATCCACGTCTGATAAACTTCGCTAAGATGAAAGACATCGCCGAAAGCGTCGGTGCTGTTCTTATTGCCGACATCGCCCATTTCGCTGGCCTTGTCGCCGGGAAGGCCATCACTGGAGAGTACAATCCTGTCCCTTATGCCGACATTATAACGTCTACGACCCACAAAACCATGCGAGGCCCTCGTGGCGGATTCATCCTATGTACTGAGGAATTTGCTGACATCGTCGACAAGGGATGTCCTCTTGTCTTGGGAGGGCCTTTGCCCCACGTTATGGCGGCGAAAGCCGTAGCGTTCCGCGAAGCTTCGCAGCCGGAGTTTTGCGAATATGCCAGCAACGTCATCGACAATGCCAAATCCCTTGCCGAAGGTCTTCTGGAGGGAGGAGCTATGCTTCTTACTGGAGGCACTGACAACCACCTTGTTATCATCGACGTCACGAAATATGGTATCACTGGGCGTCATGCCGAGAGCGCTCTTCGTGAGGCTGGGATAACCGTTAATAGAAACTCTATCCCTTCTGATCCTAATGGCCCTTGGTATACTTCTGGGGTGCGTATCGGTACGCCGGCGACGACGACGCTAGGCCTTGGTGCCGAAGAAATGAAAAGTATAGCTAACATCATCGTCGATGTTTTAGAAGCGACGATCCCCGAAGGTTCCAGCAAGGCGAAATATGTTATATCTTCTGGTGTTTTGGAGAGTGCAAATAATGCTGTCTCCAAGATGCTTAAAAATTTCCCGCTATATCACGATCTTGATATAAGTGAATAA
- a CDS encoding ATP-dependent Clp protease proteolytic subunit (hydrolyzes proteins to small peptides; with the ATPase subunits ClpA or ClpX, ClpP degrades specific substrates), with amino-acid sequence MAEIEKPKTIDDKIDEMLLEKRRIFLSDAVTSESVEKIIRKLWYLESLDNTKPIVLVINSPGGSIDAGFALWDQMKMMKSPVTTLVTGVAASMGSILSLCAAPGKRLATPRARIMIHQPSIHGIIEGQATDLEIQAREIIKMRKSLIAIYVEATGKKAEDIDKIIDRDSWMTAQEALDFGLLDAIVDDFDKI; translated from the coding sequence ATGGCTGAAATAGAAAAACCTAAGACTATCGACGATAAAATTGACGAGATGCTCCTCGAGAAGCGTCGTATTTTCCTTTCCGACGCTGTAACGTCTGAGAGCGTCGAAAAGATAATCCGTAAGCTTTGGTATCTTGAATCTCTCGACAACACCAAGCCTATCGTCCTTGTTATAAACTCTCCTGGAGGGTCTATCGATGCTGGCTTTGCTCTGTGGGACCAGATGAAGATGATGAAATCTCCTGTTACGACGCTAGTCACCGGCGTTGCGGCTTCTATGGGCTCGATACTTAGCCTATGTGCTGCTCCGGGGAAGCGTCTTGCTACGCCGAGAGCCAGGATAATGATCCACCAACCATCGATCCATGGCATCATCGAAGGGCAGGCTACAGACCTTGAAATCCAGGCTCGCGAGATAATAAAGATGAGAAAAAGTCTTATAGCGATATATGTCGAAGCTACTGGCAAGAAAGCCGAAGACATCGATAAGATCATCGACCGCGATTCATGGATGACAGCACAAGAAGCTCTAGATTTCGGCCTCCTCGATGCTATCGTCGACGACTTCGATAAAATATAA
- a CDS encoding ABC-F family ATP-binding cassette domain-containing protein codes for MITLDSISKSFGSRTLFEDVTMTFNPGIRYGLTGPNGCGKTTLFKIIAGAEFSTTGNITLPPSVGILKQNIEAFRDYTALEVVIMGNKRLWDVLQERDGLYEQEITDTVGLRLGEIEEVIAEEDGYSADSDAEILLEGIGIDINDHTKKMHMLPSDMQFRVLLCQALFGNPQALLLDEPTNHMDLDSITWLEGFLKDYKGTLIVVSHDRHFLNAVTTAIADIDYETIIMYPGNYDDMIVAKTSVHERAEHEAKSKEKKIAKLREFVTKFSAGTRASQVQSRLKEIERLQPQDLKKSNIQRPYVRFYPSEVKPGKVVLKIENVSKGYDDVDVIKDFSVEISRGDKVAIIGNNGRGKTTLAKMIAGALSPDSGEVVLGHNVAVSYFPQNHGELIDKSETVNSFDWLNSRHSGSYDQDIRGVMGKMLFGGDDAFKAVGTLSGGETARIIIAAMMLDDHNVIVLDEPDNHLDLEAVSALAWGIEEYKGTAIFVSHNRDLIDHAATKIIAFEDGGIRYFDGGLEDYLGKRKK; via the coding sequence ATGATAACATTAGACAGCATATCGAAGAGCTTTGGCAGCAGAACGTTGTTCGAAGACGTAACAATGACTTTCAACCCTGGGATCCGTTATGGCCTTACTGGCCCTAATGGCTGTGGCAAGACGACGCTTTTCAAGATAATCGCCGGCGCCGAATTTTCTACTACAGGAAATATAACGCTACCTCCTAGCGTGGGGATTCTTAAGCAAAACATCGAAGCTTTCCGCGACTACACGGCTCTCGAAGTCGTCATCATGGGAAACAAAAGGCTGTGGGACGTCCTTCAGGAGCGCGATGGTTTATATGAGCAGGAGATCACCGATACTGTAGGTCTACGCCTTGGAGAGATCGAAGAGGTCATCGCCGAAGAAGACGGGTATTCTGCCGACAGCGACGCCGAGATCCTCCTAGAGGGTATTGGTATAGACATCAACGACCATACTAAGAAGATGCATATGCTTCCGTCGGACATGCAATTCCGCGTATTGTTATGCCAGGCGTTATTCGGCAACCCGCAGGCGTTGCTTCTTGACGAGCCGACAAACCATATGGACCTCGATTCTATAACATGGCTCGAAGGCTTTCTTAAAGATTACAAGGGAACGCTTATCGTCGTCAGTCACGACCGTCATTTCCTCAATGCGGTAACTACTGCTATCGCCGACATCGACTACGAGACGATAATCATGTATCCTGGTAATTATGACGATATGATTGTCGCCAAGACATCTGTCCACGAGCGCGCCGAACACGAAGCGAAGTCCAAAGAGAAGAAGATCGCCAAGCTTAGGGAGTTCGTCACGAAGTTCAGCGCAGGAACGCGTGCTAGCCAGGTGCAGTCGCGTCTCAAGGAGATCGAGCGTTTGCAGCCTCAAGACCTTAAGAAGTCGAATATCCAGCGTCCGTATGTAAGATTTTATCCTTCGGAAGTCAAGCCTGGAAAGGTTGTTTTGAAGATCGAGAATGTCAGCAAGGGTTATGACGACGTTGATGTCATAAAAGACTTCTCTGTAGAGATCTCCCGTGGTGATAAAGTTGCCATAATCGGCAACAACGGCAGGGGCAAGACTACTCTTGCCAAGATGATTGCCGGCGCCTTGTCTCCTGACAGCGGCGAGGTTGTCCTTGGCCACAACGTTGCAGTAAGTTATTTCCCTCAGAATCACGGCGAGCTCATCGACAAAAGCGAGACCGTCAACAGTTTCGACTGGCTTAACAGCAGACATTCTGGCTCTTACGATCAGGACATCCGCGGTGTCATGGGTAAGATGCTCTTCGGCGGTGACGATGCCTTCAAAGCCGTAGGAACGCTTTCTGGTGGAGAGACGGCGCGTATCATCATAGCTGCTATGATGCTCGACGACCATAATGTTATCGTCCTTGACGAGCCCGACAACCACCTCGACCTCGAAGCCGTATCGGCGTTGGCGTGGGGTATCGAGGAATATAAGGGCACGGCGATATTCGTAAGCCACAACAGAGACCTTATCGACCATGCTGCTACGAAGATCATCGCCTTTGAAGATGGAGGCATAAGATATTTCGACGGCGGCCTTGAAGATTACCTAGGAAAACGAAAAAAATAA
- a CDS encoding TrmH family RNA methyltransferase: MKVFSKEKFLSLPKQQQHKKACELVRVLYDSILADKEYEGLGGEYDAMASWLGEESLKEFTLEAIADRYHYHCKKGQVYHKEHNLLPRVRTGDADVVSSPALPIAIYLENIRSAHNVGSIIRTVEAMGLGSIHFSSETAFTDNKQVKDTAMGAESWVECHRDVSIEDLPRPLIAVETAEDAIPLNSFVFPETFTLAVGNEEYGCSDAFLKAADYVIYIPQYGRKNSLNVANAFAVVAGEITRQKRTML, encoded by the coding sequence ATGAAAGTCTTTTCAAAAGAAAAATTCCTTTCTCTACCGAAACAGCAGCAGCATAAGAAGGCCTGTGAGCTTGTCAGGGTGTTATATGACTCCATTCTTGCCGACAAAGAATATGAAGGCCTTGGCGGAGAATATGATGCTATGGCGTCATGGCTTGGAGAAGAATCCCTTAAAGAATTCACATTAGAAGCTATCGCCGACAGGTACCACTACCACTGTAAAAAAGGTCAGGTATACCACAAAGAGCACAACCTTCTTCCTCGCGTGCGTACTGGCGACGCTGACGTTGTTTCGTCTCCGGCGCTACCTATAGCGATATACCTTGAAAATATACGTTCTGCTCACAACGTTGGCAGTATCATCAGGACCGTAGAGGCTATGGGGTTAGGCTCTATACATTTCTCTTCGGAGACGGCTTTCACCGACAACAAGCAGGTTAAAGACACTGCCATGGGTGCCGAGTCTTGGGTAGAGTGTCACCGTGATGTTTCTATCGAAGACCTTCCAAGACCTCTTATTGCTGTAGAGACCGCCGAAGATGCCATCCCTCTTAATAGCTTCGTATTCCCTGAGACTTTCACCCTCGCTGTCGGCAACGAAGAGTATGGATGTTCTGATGCTTTCCTTAAAGCCGCCGATTATGTTATATATATACCACAATATGGAAGAAAGAACTCCCTAAACGTCGCGAATGCCTTCGCCGTCGTTGCTGGAGAGATAACACGACAAAAAAGGACCATGTTATAA
- a CDS encoding tyrosine recombinase XerC — translation MFIRSAYQFLEYLRNVKNASDHTIRNYAIDLNSLKNYLEVKALHIAAKDCPEKIRYNQSYDDRGTISDAILDLDAIDKRTIRGFLAYLTKNNTSRRTIARRLSSLRTFFKYSYNQKLVCSNPVEDIESPKVDKNLPFFLSYDQVQRLFDQPDTSGYLGFRDRCIMEIFYSSGLRVSELVMLDRKDFNPKQLLLRLEGKGKKERIVPITKNAADWIQEYLDHPERDKDIDGHLAEVDKKAIFINKLGTRLSPRSVDRKFYKYLLASGLAGKVTPHTIRHTIATHWLENGMDLKTIQTLLGHSSLNTTTIYTHISTKHKKAVYDKAHPRA, via the coding sequence ATGTTTATACGTTCAGCGTACCAATTTCTCGAGTATCTTCGTAATGTCAAGAATGCTTCGGACCATACTATAAGAAACTACGCTATAGACCTCAATTCCCTGAAGAATTACCTAGAAGTTAAGGCCCTGCATATTGCCGCCAAAGACTGCCCCGAAAAGATCCGTTATAATCAAAGCTACGACGACCGCGGGACGATTTCCGACGCTATCCTCGACCTCGACGCCATCGACAAGAGAACGATACGCGGCTTTTTGGCATACCTTACCAAAAACAACACAAGCAGAAGGACTATAGCGCGTCGTCTTTCTTCGCTGCGGACTTTCTTCAAATATTCTTATAATCAGAAACTCGTATGTTCCAATCCTGTCGAAGACATCGAGAGCCCTAAGGTCGACAAAAATCTGCCGTTTTTCCTGTCGTACGACCAGGTTCAGCGTCTCTTCGACCAGCCCGACACATCGGGATATCTTGGTTTCCGCGACAGGTGCATCATGGAGATTTTCTACAGCTCGGGTTTGCGCGTCAGCGAGCTCGTCATGCTCGACCGCAAAGACTTCAACCCCAAGCAGCTGTTGTTACGCCTCGAGGGAAAGGGCAAGAAAGAGCGTATCGTCCCTATCACCAAGAATGCCGCCGACTGGATACAGGAATATCTCGACCATCCTGAGAGGGACAAAGACATCGACGGGCACCTTGCCGAAGTCGATAAAAAAGCGATCTTCATCAACAAGCTGGGAACGAGGCTGTCACCGCGTTCCGTCGACAGGAAGTTCTACAAATACCTCCTTGCCAGCGGTCTTGCCGGGAAGGTGACGCCCCACACGATACGTCATACCATAGCGACGCATTGGCTGGAGAATGGCATGGACCTCAAGACGATACAGACATTGCTGGGACATTCTTCACTAAACACCACAACGATATACACTCATATCTCCACGAAACACAAGAAAGCCGTCTATGACAAGGCGCATCCAAGAGCGTAA
- a CDS encoding protein kinase → MSPNIPPVVSAFTTGAADLSQFTQRQPERRNPSSPESSDASSSYSSVVPIEVARQRTAEEMLQLFTEGDKAAITVTPYDGGRPQIISFSTAYFDKDSIYAIQQLSKSSDRPNGYSLEQIHFGLFYHLKKNHAQYGTQFLYSSESPQIITDMLNAFYDISKRFPAYSAANYRPLISNIQQKMELLCVHHVEIANKEIAFVLSEIICEGLNPSEMSLYDLVHRINRHYDMSREHLISSFMTETRCPYEIISKALPRIAPRITTDRMSYISRRVFQVARMKKHLQEVAHYHNIILETGSPLLGQGVYGTVFQAHRITDPSPLAVKVSTLGDEYLRSTRDEFKTLARLQQLKKLSKFWKDRDVSVLFPEALLDGKDLFTTTRPPAGIKLHSIAPMTIFPRGHKDLHILRTTMFPCIRLPLNLIRSYSPQLLTALHFLVDSGTVHADMKPENIMTFFNPTSAGITPSIVKIIDLGSSCLTRTKIMNHEYHVSAFYRPPELVMGFGKTLETPIDMWSLGCILVELYTGKPLFPKKSHEALFTLFVDMLGLPPEDLLKSSPLFQQDSMRAFMQNIEGIPRPTRLRHHIRNSRAIRDAERPRLEAFIDLVTRMLKYKPEERITPEDALQHPFFQDRSARKRRNPPAALSSLHIVKRAR, encoded by the coding sequence ATGTCTCCTAATATTCCCCCAGTGGTTTCTGCTTTCACCACAGGCGCTGCAGATCTTTCACAATTTACTCAACGTCAACCAGAAAGAAGAAATCCCTCCTCTCCTGAATCATCTGATGCGTCATCTTCTTATTCTTCTGTAGTTCCTATCGAAGTCGCCAGGCAGCGCACTGCTGAAGAGATGTTGCAACTATTTACTGAGGGTGATAAAGCTGCTATCACTGTTACGCCATATGATGGTGGTCGTCCTCAAATAATCTCATTTTCAACTGCGTACTTTGACAAAGATTCAATCTATGCTATACAGCAGCTCTCTAAGAGTTCAGATAGGCCCAACGGCTATAGCCTTGAACAGATTCATTTTGGGCTATTTTATCATCTTAAAAAAAACCATGCTCAATATGGTACTCAATTTTTGTATAGCAGCGAATCTCCTCAGATAATTACAGATATGCTCAACGCTTTTTATGATATATCAAAACGCTTTCCTGCCTATAGTGCAGCAAATTACAGACCTTTAATTTCTAATATACAACAAAAAATGGAACTTTTGTGTGTTCATCATGTAGAAATAGCTAACAAAGAAATCGCTTTCGTCTTATCCGAAATCATTTGCGAGGGACTCAATCCTAGCGAAATGAGCCTTTATGATCTTGTTCATCGAATAAATAGGCATTATGATATGTCTAGAGAGCATCTAATAAGCTCTTTTATGACAGAAACAAGATGTCCTTATGAAATTATCTCAAAAGCGCTTCCAAGAATTGCCCCTCGTATAACAACCGATAGAATGTCCTATATATCAAGGCGTGTTTTTCAAGTAGCGAGGATGAAAAAGCATCTACAAGAAGTTGCTCACTATCATAATATCATATTAGAAACAGGAAGCCCACTTCTTGGACAAGGAGTTTACGGCACAGTTTTTCAGGCGCACCGTATAACGGACCCATCACCATTGGCAGTAAAAGTGTCTACCTTAGGAGACGAATACTTAAGAAGCACTCGTGACGAATTCAAAACTCTAGCCAGATTACAACAATTAAAAAAACTCTCTAAATTTTGGAAAGACCGTGATGTTTCAGTTCTTTTCCCTGAAGCTTTATTAGACGGTAAGGATCTTTTTACTACTACGCGCCCTCCCGCAGGCATAAAACTTCACTCTATTGCGCCAATGACGATATTTCCAAGAGGTCATAAGGATTTACACATATTAAGGACTACTATGTTTCCTTGTATACGACTGCCCCTTAACCTTATCAGAAGTTATTCTCCTCAATTATTGACAGCATTACACTTTCTTGTAGACTCGGGCACTGTCCATGCCGACATGAAACCTGAAAATATAATGACATTCTTTAATCCTACTAGTGCTGGAATAACTCCATCGATTGTCAAGATTATCGACCTTGGCTCTTCCTGCTTAACAAGAACGAAGATTATGAACCACGAATATCATGTATCCGCTTTCTATAGGCCTCCCGAATTAGTTATGGGTTTTGGTAAAACATTAGAGACTCCTATTGACATGTGGAGCCTTGGTTGTATTCTCGTTGAGCTTTACACAGGAAAGCCTCTTTTTCCAAAAAAATCACACGAAGCTTTATTTACTTTATTCGTTGACATGCTAGGTCTTCCTCCTGAAGATCTTTTGAAGAGCAGTCCATTGTTCCAACAAGACTCTATGAGAGCTTTTATGCAAAATATTGAGGGTATACCTAGACCTACTAGATTGAGACACCACATAAGAAACAGTCGCGCTATTAGAGATGCTGAAAGACCTCGTTTGGAAGCTTTTATCGACCTTGTCACAAGAATGCTTAAATATAAGCCAGAGGAAAGGATTACTCCAGAAGACGCATTACAGCATCCTTTCTTCCAAGATCGCTCTGCTAGAAAAAGGCGCAACCCGCCTGCTGCTCTTTCCAGTCTTCATATAGTAAAGCGGGCAAGGTAA
- the dapF gene encoding diaminopimelate epimerase, translating to MQYQRYSQAGNSFVIIDGDVPANITKTCGGDDGVIVVSPSDIADVAILIFNRDGSRASMCGNGICCAMAYCYDNGLCTENAAIETDRGVMHLSYDEGVVTTTLPMPSKAENVAITLDDGTEYSGIFINTGVPHYVITVDDIENIDVETIGKEIRYHEAFAPKGANVDFVLYKDGMIYIRTYETGVEAETLACGTGSAAAALSLGIASPVTVKTRSGETLTITIGTTLTLSGSPKNITN from the coding sequence ATGCAGTATCAACGATACTCACAGGCAGGGAACAGTTTCGTCATCATCGATGGCGACGTTCCTGCCAATATCACAAAAACATGTGGTGGTGACGATGGTGTCATCGTCGTGTCCCCTTCTGATATCGCCGATGTTGCGATACTTATCTTCAACAGAGACGGAAGCCGGGCTTCTATGTGTGGCAATGGGATATGTTGTGCTATGGCGTATTGTTATGATAATGGGCTATGCACAGAAAACGCTGCCATAGAAACTGATCGTGGAGTCATGCATCTTTCCTATGACGAGGGTGTTGTTACTACGACATTGCCGATGCCATCGAAAGCAGAAAATGTTGCTATCACCCTTGACGACGGCACGGAATATTCCGGAATATTTATTAATACCGGCGTGCCTCATTATGTCATCACCGTCGATGACATCGAAAACATCGACGTCGAAACCATAGGAAAAGAAATCCGTTACCATGAAGCCTTCGCCCCGAAAGGCGCTAACGTCGATTTCGTCTTGTATAAAGACGGTATGATATACATTCGCACCTACGAGACTGGCGTCGAAGCCGAGACCCTCGCCTGCGGCACCGGATCAGCAGCGGCGGCACTGTCTTTAGGTATCGCTTCTCCCGTAACCGTAAAAACACGCTCGGGAGAAACTCTCACCATCACAATCGGTACGACTCTCACCCTGTCTGGCTCTCCGAAAAATATAACAAACTGA
- the rpsI gene encoding 30S ribosomal protein S9 → MANKLIEHIGTGRRKRAVASVRLRPGKGIVKINGRAFEDYFTLELQRKVVNAPLMKVGLEGQYDLVVRIKGGGIEAQAVATQLGVSRALVKEDENRRQDLKACGFLTRDPRKRERKKYGLAGARKRFQFSKR, encoded by the coding sequence ATGGCAAATAAATTAATAGAACATATCGGAACAGGACGTCGTAAAAGAGCGGTCGCTAGCGTACGTTTACGTCCAGGAAAAGGCATCGTCAAAATCAATGGACGTGCTTTCGAAGATTATTTCACACTAGAGCTTCAGAGAAAAGTCGTAAATGCTCCTCTTATGAAGGTCGGCCTCGAAGGTCAATACGACCTCGTCGTACGTATCAAAGGCGGAGGCATCGAAGCACAAGCCGTGGCAACACAGCTTGGCGTTTCACGCGCCCTTGTCAAAGAAGACGAAAATCGTCGCCAAGACCTCAAAGCTTGTGGCTTCTTGACTCGTGACCCACGGAAGAGAGAACGTAAGAAATACGGTCTTGCTGGAGCACGTAAGCGTTTCCAATTCTCGAAGCGTTAA
- the rplM gene encoding 50S ribosomal protein L13: MDNNKKTYMAKKEEVKRGCFLFDAEGKTLGRLASEIAKILRGKHRPTFTPHVDTGDRVIVVNVEKVMVTGAKEAQKIYRHYTGHVGGLRETKYQTVKERHPERILQHAVKGMMPKTKLGRAQMKKLRLFVGGEHNMQAQKPIVVQ, translated from the coding sequence ATGGATAACAACAAAAAAACGTATATGGCTAAGAAGGAAGAAGTGAAACGCGGATGTTTCCTCTTCGATGCCGAAGGAAAGACATTAGGGCGTCTCGCTTCTGAGATCGCTAAGATATTACGAGGGAAGCATCGTCCTACGTTCACTCCTCATGTTGATACCGGTGACAGAGTCATCGTCGTCAATGTCGAGAAGGTGATGGTTACTGGCGCTAAAGAAGCGCAGAAGATATACCGCCACTACACAGGACATGTAGGAGGACTTCGAGAGACGAAGTACCAGACCGTAAAAGAACGTCACCCAGAGCGTATCTTGCAACATGCCGTAAAAGGTATGATGCCTAAGACAAAACTCGGAAGGGCACAGATGAAAAAGCTACGTCTTTTCGTCGGTGGAGAGCATAACATGCAGGCACAGAAGCCTATCGTCGTACAATAA